The Winslowiella toletana region ATTAGTGGCCTGAGTGCCGGGGTGTTGGTAGTTGAAGCTTCGCTGCGCAGTGGTTCGCTGGTGACCGCGCGCTATGCGCTGGAACAAAATCGCGAGGTGTATGCTCTGCCAGGTGCGCTGGGAAATAGCGGAAGTGAGGGGGTGCACTGGTTGATTCAGCAAGGGGCATTATTAGTCGCGCACCCGAACAATATTCTGGAAGAAATGAACAGCAACCTCAACTGGATGCCTTTTTTCGCTAAACAGCCAACATATTCTTCAGACAATGCCGATGTTCCATTGCCATTTGCTGATGTGTTGGCTAACGTAGGAGATGAGGTTACACCTGTTGACGTCGTCGCTGAACGTGCCGGCCAACCTGTGCCAGCCATCGTAGCTAAGTTGCTTGAGCTGGAGTTAGCAGGATGGATCGCAGCTGTACCCGGCGGCTATGTCCGATTGAGGAGGGCATGCCATGTTCGACGTATTAATGTACTTATTTGAAACCTATATCCACAACGAAGCAGAAATGCGCGTGGACCAGGATAAATTGACTGATGATTTGACCGATGCAGGTTTTCATCGTGAAGATATTTATAATGCGTTGAACTGGTTGGAAAAGCTGGCAGATTATCAGGACGGTCTTACCGCTCCGATTCAGCTGGCAAGCGATCCGTTGTCAATGCGTATCTACACTGAGGAAGAGAGCCAGCGTCTCGATGCCAATTGTCGTGGTTTCATTCTGTTCCTGGAGCAGATTCAGGTGCTTAATCTCGAAACCCGGGAAATGGTTATCGAACGCATTATGGCTTTGGATACCCTCGAGTTCGATCTGGAAGATCTTAAATGGGTCGTGCTGATGGTGCTGTTTAACATCCCGGGATGTGAAAACGCCTATCAGCAGATGGAAGAGCTACTTTTCGAAGCTAATGAAGGAATGCTGCACTGAAGATTGCCTTCGTGTACACAACGCTATGAATAAAACAGCGCTTTTCGCTGTGCGAAAAAATGAACCCTGCCCCCAATGCGGGGCAGAACTGGTTATTCGCTCCGGGAAACACGGTGCGTTTCTCGGCTGCTCTGATTATCCAACCTGTGAATATATACGTCCGCTGAAAAGTCAGGCCGACGGGCATGTGGTGAAAGTACTGGAAGGGCAACTGTGTCCGCAATGTCAGTCCGAGCTGGTGCTGCGGCAGGGTCGCTACGGTATGTTTATCGGCTGCAGTCATTATCCAGCTTGCGAACATACTGAAGTGATCGATCGTCCCGATGAAACCACCATTCCTTGCCCGCAATGTCAGCAAGGCAAACTGGTTCAGCGTCGCTCGCGTTATGGCAAAACTTTTCACGCCTGCGATCGCTATCCTGATTGTCAGTTTGCAGTTAATTTTACCCCGGTTGAAGGCGAGTGCGAGTTCTGCCACTTTCCTCTGCTGATCGAGAAAAAAACCGCCAGAGGCTTAAAACGTTATTGCGCCAGCAAGGCGTGTGGCAAGCCAGTTACCGCAGGAATCCGTAGTGAAGAATGATCTGTTAGCCGGCTCGCTTGAGTCATCCGTTGCACAGCTTCTACAGCAAGCTGTGATCGCCTATCCGACAGAGGCGGTTTTTGGTTTGGGTTGTGACCCTGACAGTGAAACTGCGGTACTAAAGTTACTGGCGCTAAAGCAGCGTCCGGTTGAGAAAGGGCTGATTTTAATCGCAGCTGATTACCAGCAGCTTGAGCCCTATGTTGCCGACGCTGAACTTTCTGTCGAGCAGCGCGAACGTATGTTTGCCAGCTGGCCCGGTCCGGTAAGCTGGGTGGTGCCGGCATCACAACATACTCCCCGCTGGCTGACCGGCCGTTTTGATTCACTGGCGGTGCGCGTCAGCGATCATCCGGACGTGCAGCGCCTGTGTCGCGCGTTTGGTAAGCCGCTGGTATCCACCAGTGCTAACTTGACCGGTGCCGAACCTTGCCGCAGTGTCGAAGAGGTGCGCGCGCAGTTCGGCAGCGAGTTTCCACTGCTGGTGGGGGTAACCGGCGGACGACTTAATCCCTCAGAAATCCGTGATGTTATCTCGGGTGAACTGATCCGTCAGGGGTAAGGAACAGAATGGACGCTTTCGCCGTATTTGGTAATCCGATAAGTCACAGTAAATCACCGCGTATTCATCAACTGTTCTCACAGCAAACCGGTATTGACCATGCTTACGGACGAATTTGTGCGCCGGTTGACGATTTTGCCGCCACTCTAAATCAATTCTTTGCGCAAGGCGGGCGTGGCGCAAATGTTACGTTGCCTTTTAAGCAGCAAGCCTTTGCGCTGGCCAGTGAGTTAACCGAGCGCGCGGCACTATCCGGCGCGGTTAATACCCTGAAGCTAAATGCAGACGGTACTTTAACCGGCGATAATACCGATGGCATTGGTTTGCTAAGCGATCTTCAACGTCTTGAGCTGATCAAGCCAGGCGACCGGATCTTATTGATCGGTGCAGGCGGCGCGGCGCGCGGTGTGATCTTACCGTTATTGTCATTTGGTTGTTCGATCATATTGACCAATCGCACCCTGAGCCGTGCTGAAGAGCTGGTTACGGTGTTCCAGCAGAGCGGGGACGTGCAGGCGGTGGCGATGGATCAACTGGCAGGTCAGCATTTCGACCTGATTATCAATGCCACCTCCAGTGGTGTCGCGGGAGATATTCCAGCGGTGCCAGCTTCATTGGTTACTGATAAGGTGCGTTGCTACGACATGTTTTATCAGGTTGGGCTCACGCCGTTTCTTAGCTGGTGTCAGCAACAGGGTGCAATGCAGTTTGCCGATGGCCTCGGGATGCTGGTGGGACAAGCCGCGCATGCTTTTCTTTTGTGGCATGGCAAATTACCTGAAATCACCCCGGTGATTGCGATCCTGAAACGCGAGCTGGCAGAGTGAACCAGGCGATTCAGTTTCCCGATCGTGAGTTCTGGGACAATGAGCGTCAGGCGGTCTGTTTTCCGGCACAGGTAAACGGTTTTCATCTCACCTGCGCTATTGCGGCGTTAACGTTGCGTCAGCGCTACGGCAGCGGTGCATCCGATCTTGAATTGTTCAGATCGCACCGCTGGGATATAGAAGAAGAAGCCGAAGCATTGATCGAGCAACAACAGGAAGACGATCAGGGCTGGGTCTGGCTCTCCTCAGCTAAGTAATCATCCTTCCAGCCAACATAGTTGCTGGAGGAGTAGAGTAACCCGGCGATCTCTTTTTCTGACAGTGGTCGTGCTTGCTTCGCCGGGCTACCTATATAGAGATAACCACTTTCCAGCCTTTTACCCGGAGCCACCAGACTGCCGGCGCCAATCATCACATCGTCTTCTACTATTACGCCATCCAGCAAAATCGACCCCATACCCACCAGCACGCGATTACCAATGGTGCAACCATGCAGCATCACTTTATGACCGATCGTTACGTCTTCACCGATGATCAGTGGATGACCTTCCGGATTATATGACGACTGATGGGTTACATGCAGTACGCTGCCGTCCTGAATATTCGTACGTTTGCCGATCGCTACCTTATGAACGTCACCGCGAATCGTTACCAGTGGCCAGATACTGACATCGTCCGCCAGTGAGACATCACCGACCACCACGCTCGACGCATCGACCATTACGCGTTCGCCTAATTGAGGAAACTTTTGTTTAAAAGCACGTAAAACTGCGGGCATAGAGTTGTTCTCCTGTGATGATGTCATTGAAGGATAATGTTTACGCCGGATTGCTATCAATGAATAGCGTTAATTGTGCGGCAAAATTGCGCGGATCGAACGAGATCTCAGCGAAAAGATTGAAAACTCAGCAACCAAAATAAAAGATCGAAAAAAGGCTTGTGCATTAAATTCGGATCCCTATAATGCGCCTCCATCGACACGGAACAACGGCTTACCAGCCACGGTGTTGAGAGGTTCAGGAAGTTCTGAACCGCCGGAGAAAAACTTCTGAAAAAGAGGTTGACTCTGAAGGAGGAAAGCGTAATATACGCCACCTCGCAACAGCAAGCCAAATCGCTGATTGCACTGCTCTTTAACAATTTATCAGACAATCTGTGTGGGCACTCGCAGGGTTGATATCGCAAACCATCCTCGGATGGAAAAAATTTGAAATATCAAGTCTCAAGAGTGACTACTATATTCATTACGAATAACAGTTTTAATTCTTTGAGCATCAAGCTTTTTAATTGAAGAGTTTGATCATGGCTCAGATTGAACGCTGGCGGCAGGCCTAACACATGCAAGTCGAACGGTAGCACAGGGGAGCTTGCTCCCCGGGTGACGAGTGGCGGACGGGTGAGTAATGTCTGGGGATCTGCCCGATGGAGGGGGATAACTACTGGAAACGGTAGCTAATACCGCATAACGTCGCAAGACCAAAGTGGGGGACCTTCGGGCCTCACACCATCGGATGAACCCAGATGGGATTAGCTAGTAGGTGGGGTAACGGCTCACCTAGGCGACGATCCCTAGCTGGTCTGAGAGGATGACCAGCCACACTGGAACTGAGACACGGTCCAGACTCCTACGGGAGGCAGCAGTGGGGAATATTGCACAATGGGCGCAAGCCTGATGCAGCCATGCCGCGTGTATGAAGAAGGCCTTCGGGTTGTAAAGTACTTTCAGCGGGGAGGAAGGGATGAGGGTTAATAACCTTCGTCATTGACGTTACCCGCAGAAGAAGCACCGGCTAACTCCGTGCCAGCAGCCGCGGTAATACGGAGGGTGCAAGCGTTAATCGGAATTACTGGGCGTAAAGCGCACGCAGGCGGTTTGTTAAGTCAGATGTGAAATCCCCGGGCTCAACCTGGGAACTGCATTTGAAACTGGCAAGCTTGAGTCTCGTAGAGGGGGGTAGAATTCCAGGTGTAGCGGTGAAATGCGTAGAGATCTGGAGGAATACCGGTGGCGAAGGCGGCCCCCTGGACGAAGACTGACGCTCAGGTGCGAAAGCGTGGGGAGCAAACAGGATTAGATACCCTGGTAGTCCACGCCGTAAACGATGTCGACTTGGAGGTTGTGCCCTTGAGGCGTGGCTTCCGGAGCTAACGCGTTAAGTCGACCGCCTGGGGAGTACGGCCGCAAGGTTAAAACTCAAATGAATTGACGGGGGCCCGCACAAGCGGTGGAGCATGTGGTTTAATTCGATGCAACGCGAAGAACCTTACCTGGCCTTGACATCCACGGAATTCGGCAGAGATGCCTTAGTGCCTTCGGGAACCGTGAGACAGGTGCTGCATGGCTGTCGTCAGCTCGTGTTGTGAAATGTTGGGTTAAGTCCCGCAACGAGCGCAACCCTTATCCTTTGTTGCCAGCGAGTAATGTCGGGAACTCAAAGGAGACTGCCGGTGATAAACCGGAGGAAGGTGGGGATGACGTCAAGTCATCATGGCCCTTACGGCCAGGGCTACACACGTGCTACAATGGCGCATACAAAGAGAAGCGACCTCGCGAGAGCAAGCGGACCTCATAAAGTGCGTCGTAGTCCGGATCGGAGTCTGCAACTCGACTCCGTGAAGTCGGAATCGCTAGTAATCGTAGATCAGAATGCTACGGTGAATACGTTCCCGGGCCTTGTACACACCGCCCGTCACACCATGGGAGTGGGTTGCAAAAGAAGTAGGTAGCTTAACCTTCGGGAGGGCGCTTACCACTTTGTGATTCATGACTGGGGTGAAGTCGTAACAAGGTAACCGTAGGGGAACCTGCGGTTGGATCACCTCCTTACCTATGTGAAGATACCCGCGTAGTGTCCACACAGATTGTCTGATGAAAAAGTAACGAGCAGAAAAAACCTCTACAGGCTTGTAGCTCAGGTGGTTAGAGCGCACCCCTGATAAGGGTGAGGTCGGTGGTTCAAGTCCACTCAGGCCTACCAAATTCCTTCTCATGCTGCGTTATGCAGTCGGTCGTTTACCGAAGTAAACTTCCCTCCCGCACGCCTTGCCTGAGAACGAATTAGCATTTCTTCAAAAGAGAGATGTGACTCCTGGTGAGTGGTAGTAGATGGTCTCTGCAGTAACTGTATGGGGCTATAGCTCAGCTGGGAGAGCGCCTGCCTTGCACGCAGGAGGTCA contains the following coding sequences:
- the smg gene encoding DUF494 family protein Smg; translation: MFDVLMYLFETYIHNEAEMRVDQDKLTDDLTDAGFHREDIYNALNWLEKLADYQDGLTAPIQLASDPLSMRIYTEEESQRLDANCRGFILFLEQIQVLNLETREMVIERIMALDTLEFDLEDLKWVVLMVLFNIPGCENAYQQMEELLFEANEGMLH
- a CDS encoding DNA topoisomerase family protein produces the protein MNKTALFAVRKNEPCPQCGAELVIRSGKHGAFLGCSDYPTCEYIRPLKSQADGHVVKVLEGQLCPQCQSELVLRQGRYGMFIGCSHYPACEHTEVIDRPDETTIPCPQCQQGKLVQRRSRYGKTFHACDRYPDCQFAVNFTPVEGECEFCHFPLLIEKKTARGLKRYCASKACGKPVTAGIRSEE
- the tsaC gene encoding L-threonylcarbamoyladenylate synthase type 1 TsaC, translating into MKNDLLAGSLESSVAQLLQQAVIAYPTEAVFGLGCDPDSETAVLKLLALKQRPVEKGLILIAADYQQLEPYVADAELSVEQRERMFASWPGPVSWVVPASQHTPRWLTGRFDSLAVRVSDHPDVQRLCRAFGKPLVSTSANLTGAEPCRSVEEVRAQFGSEFPLLVGVTGGRLNPSEIRDVISGELIRQG
- the aroE gene encoding shikimate dehydrogenase, which produces MDAFAVFGNPISHSKSPRIHQLFSQQTGIDHAYGRICAPVDDFAATLNQFFAQGGRGANVTLPFKQQAFALASELTERAALSGAVNTLKLNADGTLTGDNTDGIGLLSDLQRLELIKPGDRILLIGAGGAARGVILPLLSFGCSIILTNRTLSRAEELVTVFQQSGDVQAVAMDQLAGQHFDLIINATSSGVAGDIPAVPASLVTDKVRCYDMFYQVGLTPFLSWCQQQGAMQFADGLGMLVGQAAHAFLLWHGKLPEITPVIAILKRELAE
- a CDS encoding DUF1488 family protein, translated to MNQAIQFPDREFWDNERQAVCFPAQVNGFHLTCAIAALTLRQRYGSGASDLELFRSHRWDIEEEAEALIEQQQEDDQGWVWLSSAK
- a CDS encoding gamma carbonic anhydrase family protein; this encodes MPAVLRAFKQKFPQLGERVMVDASSVVVGDVSLADDVSIWPLVTIRGDVHKVAIGKRTNIQDGSVLHVTHQSSYNPEGHPLIIGEDVTIGHKVMLHGCTIGNRVLVGMGSILLDGVIVEDDVMIGAGSLVAPGKRLESGYLYIGSPAKQARPLSEKEIAGLLYSSSNYVGWKDDYLAEESQTQP